GGCTTAGAATGGACGATGTAGTCCATTAGCCTTTGGCATGAGTTTTACGGGCTTTAGCGCGGACGTGGTAGCGTTCGTGCATGGCAGATTCGACCTCTGCCAAATCATAACGGATGCTTTTGCCGATCTTGAAGAATGGCAGCACTCCCTTGCGGGTGAGTTCGTCCACGGTTCGCAGCGATAGCGAAAAATGGGCGGCTAGTTGGTGGCGGGTGATCTTCCTGGCTGGGAGGCTGGAAGCGGCGGGTTCGGTATGTTCGTCGGGG
The Prosthecobacter algae genome window above contains:
- a CDS encoding helix-turn-helix domain-containing protein, encoding MSPDEHTEPAASSLPARKITRHQLAAHFSLSLRTVDELTRKGVLPFFKIGKSIRYDLAEVESAMHERYHVRAKARKTHAKG